One part of the Blastocatellia bacterium genome encodes these proteins:
- a CDS encoding carboxyl transferase domain-containing protein, producing MSWEPEVEEIKRRAELAKQMGGEQNVARHHANGRLTVRERIGRLLDSHSFHEVGALAGRATYEAGQLASFTPANFVFGTGRIDGRKVVVGGDDFTVRGGAADGAVGYKAVYAERLAREFRVPLVRLVDGTGGGGSVKTIETMGRTYVPPLPGWDISVALLAEVPVVGACLGSVAGLGAVRVVNSHFSLMVKGTAQLFVAGPPVVERSVGEKVGKEELGGSHIHAHGSGCVDNEVGSEDEAFAQIRAFLGYLPSNVWQLPPRRDTDDPANRSEADLISIIPRDRRRGYNARRLVELIVDRDSFFEISRFYGRPLIAGLARLNGYAVGVMANDPHFHGGGLDAPASEKLVRFVDLCDTFHLPVVNLVDQPGFVVGTKAERAGTARYGARAIAAIYQVRVPWVSILLRRCYGVAGAAHGNTNGLNLRYAWPSGDWGSLPIEGGVMAAYRRDIESSPDPEARRREIEETLNQLRSPFRTAEAFGVEEIIDPRETRPILCDWVETAYSLLPMQLGPKLRGFRP from the coding sequence TTGAGTTGGGAGCCCGAAGTCGAAGAGATCAAGCGCCGCGCCGAACTGGCCAAACAGATGGGCGGCGAACAGAACGTCGCGCGACACCATGCCAATGGCCGACTCACGGTGCGCGAACGTATCGGGCGCTTGCTCGATAGCCATTCTTTTCATGAAGTCGGCGCGCTGGCGGGCCGCGCCACTTATGAAGCGGGTCAACTGGCTTCGTTCACGCCAGCGAATTTCGTCTTCGGCACGGGGCGCATTGACGGGCGCAAGGTCGTCGTCGGCGGCGACGACTTCACGGTGCGCGGCGGTGCGGCGGATGGCGCGGTCGGCTACAAAGCGGTCTACGCCGAGCGGCTGGCGCGCGAGTTCCGCGTGCCGCTGGTCCGACTGGTTGACGGCACGGGCGGCGGCGGCAGCGTCAAGACCATCGAGACGATGGGGCGCACCTATGTGCCGCCGCTGCCGGGCTGGGACATCTCTGTGGCGCTGCTCGCGGAGGTTCCGGTCGTCGGCGCATGTCTCGGCTCGGTCGCGGGACTCGGCGCGGTGCGCGTCGTCAACTCGCACTTTTCGTTGATGGTCAAAGGCACGGCGCAGCTCTTCGTCGCCGGGCCGCCGGTCGTCGAGCGCAGCGTCGGCGAGAAAGTCGGCAAGGAAGAACTCGGCGGCTCGCACATCCACGCGCACGGCAGCGGCTGCGTCGACAACGAGGTCGGCAGCGAAGATGAAGCCTTCGCGCAGATTCGCGCCTTCCTCGGTTACTTGCCGTCGAACGTCTGGCAGTTGCCGCCGCGCCGCGACACGGATGATCCAGCGAACCGCTCGGAAGCGGACTTGATCTCGATCATCCCGCGCGACCGGCGGCGCGGCTACAATGCGCGGCGGTTGGTCGAGTTGATCGTTGATCGCGACTCATTCTTTGAGATCAGCCGCTTTTACGGGCGCCCGCTGATCGCAGGGCTGGCGCGGCTGAACGGTTATGCGGTCGGCGTGATGGCCAATGACCCTCATTTTCACGGCGGCGGGCTGGACGCGCCGGCAAGCGAAAAGCTCGTCCGCTTCGTTGACCTCTGCGACACCTTCCACCTGCCGGTCGTCAACCTCGTAGACCAGCCGGGCTTCGTCGTCGGCACCAAAGCCGAGCGCGCCGGCACAGCGCGGTACGGCGCGCGGGCGATTGCGGCAATCTATCAAGTCCGCGTCCCGTGGGTGAGCATCCTGCTGCGGCGTTGTTATGGCGTGGCGGGCGCGGCGCATGGCAACACGAACGGACTGAACTTGCGCTACGCGTGGCCGTCAGGCGATTGGGGTTCGTTGCCGATTGAAGGCGGCGTGATGGCGGCTTATCGGCGCGACATCGAATCGTCGCCGGACCCGGAAGCGCGACGCCGCGAGATCGAAGAGACATTGAACCAGTTGCGCTCGCCCTTCCGCACCGCCGAAGCCTTCGGCGTCGAAGAGATCATTGACCCGCGCGAAACGCGCCCCATTCTCTGCGACTGGGTCGAGACGGCTTACAGCTTATTGCCCATGCAACTGGGACCAAAGCTCAGGGGCTTCCGCCCGTGA
- a CDS encoding Gfo/Idh/MocA family oxidoreductase: MASKNRRQFIKQSLEAGAAAAAYTALSATGVAAQSTNNVAGANDRLRVGLIGCGGQGRGDLRQILKLKNVECVALCDVDDEQAARAQKMVEGDYSQHPQLVTRDFRRVLDLRDIDAVIVGTPDHWHALPTIMACQAGKDVYVEKPLAISIGEGRAMVNAARQHHRIVQMGTQQRSAAHYKDAVEYVRSGKLGKIRMVRAWAYQNWMGNIAPVPDSEPPATVDYEMWLGPAPKRPFNKNRFHFNFRWYWDYSGGLMTDWGAHMIDIANWAMNVKAPLSAAAVGGKFGFPDDAEETPDTQQVIWSYPDYSMVWEHATAIGRGPEARDHGVAFHGNNGVLVVDRGGWEVYPESERVNGKARYKDAGMPRQGSGGDDYHLLHIKNFVDSVRSRQLPNSDVEIGHNSMIACHLGNIAFRLGRQVRWDVEKESFIGDNEAQSYLTRRYRAPWKLPVE; the protein is encoded by the coding sequence ATGGCTTCAAAAAATCGCCGCCAATTCATCAAGCAGTCGCTAGAAGCTGGTGCCGCAGCGGCGGCCTATACCGCATTGTCGGCTACCGGCGTGGCCGCGCAATCCACGAACAATGTCGCCGGCGCGAATGACCGGCTGCGCGTCGGCCTGATTGGCTGCGGCGGCCAGGGCCGCGGCGACCTCCGCCAGATACTGAAGCTCAAGAACGTCGAATGTGTCGCGCTCTGCGACGTCGACGACGAGCAAGCGGCGCGCGCGCAGAAGATGGTCGAAGGCGATTACTCGCAACACCCGCAACTGGTGACGCGCGACTTTCGCCGCGTGCTTGATCTTCGCGACATCGATGCCGTCATAGTCGGCACGCCCGACCACTGGCACGCGCTGCCGACGATTATGGCTTGCCAGGCAGGCAAAGATGTTTACGTCGAGAAGCCGCTGGCCATCAGCATTGGCGAAGGCCGCGCCATGGTCAACGCCGCGCGCCAGCACCATCGCATTGTCCAGATGGGCACGCAGCAGCGCAGCGCCGCTCACTATAAAGACGCGGTAGAATATGTGCGCAGCGGCAAGCTCGGCAAGATTCGCATGGTGCGCGCCTGGGCTTACCAGAACTGGATGGGCAACATCGCACCGGTTCCCGACAGCGAGCCGCCGGCGACAGTGGATTACGAGATGTGGCTCGGCCCTGCGCCGAAGCGGCCTTTCAACAAGAATCGTTTTCACTTCAACTTTCGCTGGTACTGGGACTACTCCGGCGGCTTGATGACGGATTGGGGCGCGCACATGATCGATATCGCCAACTGGGCAATGAACGTCAAAGCGCCGCTTTCAGCCGCAGCGGTCGGCGGCAAATTCGGGTTCCCCGACGATGCCGAAGAGACCCCGGACACGCAACAGGTCATCTGGTCATACCCCGATTACAGCATGGTCTGGGAGCATGCGACGGCCATCGGGCGCGGCCCTGAGGCGCGCGATCACGGCGTCGCCTTTCACGGCAACAACGGCGTGCTGGTGGTTGATCGCGGCGGCTGGGAGGTCTATCCCGAAAGCGAGCGCGTCAATGGCAAAGCGCGCTATAAAGACGCAGGCATGCCGCGCCAGGGAAGCGGCGGCGATGATTACCACCTCCTGCATATCAAGAATTTCGTTGACTCGGTGCGCTCGCGGCAACTGCCGAACTCGGATGTCGAGATCGGCCACAACTCGATGATCGCCTGTCACCTTGGCAATATCGCCTTCCGACTTGGCCGGCAGGTGCGTTGGGATGTCGAGAAAGAATCGTTCATCGGCGACAACGAAGCGCAGAGCTATCTGACGCGCCGCTACCGCGCGCCGTGGAAACTCCCTGTAGAGTGA
- a CDS encoding VOC family protein, which yields MMLPLQGIYEIAIPVDDLSRAQAFYCDILGLKIGLRDEKRNWLFLYVGGNAGMVVLQENAGDWPSQHFAFQADQGDLESAAASLREQGVEVEGPIFHSWMGSTSIYFSDPDGHQLEILALA from the coding sequence ATGATGCTACCCCTCCAAGGCATTTACGAAATTGCTATTCCCGTTGACGACCTGAGCAGGGCTCAGGCTTTTTACTGCGACATCCTTGGTCTGAAGATCGGGCTGCGCGATGAAAAGAGAAACTGGCTATTCCTCTATGTCGGTGGCAATGCCGGCATGGTGGTTCTGCAAGAGAACGCCGGCGACTGGCCTTCGCAGCACTTCGCTTTCCAGGCTGACCAGGGCGACCTGGAAAGCGCCGCGGCGAGCTTGCGCGAGCAAGGCGTTGAAGTGGAAGGGCCAATCTTTCATTCATGGATGGGCTCGACATCAATCTACTTCAGCGACCCCGACGGCCATCAGCTTGAAATCCTGGCGCTCGCGTAA
- a CDS encoding MFS transporter: protein MATRRKAIVIHNREQKSTGQAASAGLLLIGLAYLGFISLGLPDGLHGIAWPSVRATFQLGIDALGAILVMFTSGYLLASFSSSRLLTVMNVGTLLALSCLLMAISLTGYALAPSWGCMVALAPVAGAGSGAIDAGLNSYAALNFSRRTVNWLHACYGIGAAIGPAIMTAVLNAGRPWRWGYAIVAMTQFVMAVAFALTRARWTNIDAKAQAVGKLPRQSNRGTLRLPAVWLSIAIFFIYTGLETAAGAWAFSFFTEGRGVGAGEAGLWVSVYWGSLTVGRLIFGFVAESRAARWLLRLCLVSIGVGAALIWLNAAPLLSFCGLALMGLASGPVFPSMIAETPRRLGAAHTANAVGYEIAAAMLGASLLPAAIGIAASRFGLESIGPALLLTAILLFVFHESLRFAGQSAIRGESSST, encoded by the coding sequence GTGGCAACTCGGCGAAAGGCCATCGTCATTCATAACCGCGAACAGAAAAGTACAGGACAGGCGGCCAGCGCCGGACTGTTGCTGATCGGGCTCGCCTACCTCGGCTTTATCAGCCTGGGCCTGCCTGATGGCTTGCATGGCATCGCCTGGCCCTCGGTTCGCGCGACGTTTCAACTAGGGATTGATGCACTCGGCGCGATACTGGTGATGTTCACCAGCGGCTATCTGCTGGCGAGCTTCAGCAGCAGTCGCTTGCTGACGGTCATGAATGTCGGAACCCTGTTGGCGCTCAGTTGCTTGTTGATGGCGATCAGCCTGACGGGTTATGCGCTGGCCCCTAGCTGGGGATGTATGGTGGCGCTCGCGCCGGTTGCCGGAGCCGGGTCGGGAGCGATTGACGCAGGATTGAACAGCTATGCGGCTCTCAATTTCAGCCGTCGCACAGTCAACTGGCTGCATGCCTGTTACGGCATCGGCGCAGCCATCGGGCCGGCCATCATGACTGCGGTGCTGAATGCTGGCCGCCCCTGGCGTTGGGGTTATGCCATCGTCGCGATGACTCAGTTCGTGATGGCCGTGGCATTCGCCTTGACGCGTGCCCGCTGGACAAACATAGACGCGAAGGCGCAGGCTGTCGGCAAACTGCCACGGCAGTCAAACCGCGGCACGCTGCGCTTACCTGCGGTCTGGTTGAGCATCGCGATCTTCTTCATCTACACCGGCCTTGAAACGGCCGCCGGCGCGTGGGCCTTCAGTTTCTTCACCGAAGGGCGCGGGGTTGGAGCGGGTGAGGCCGGTCTGTGGGTGAGCGTGTACTGGGGGAGCCTGACTGTGGGCCGACTGATCTTTGGCTTTGTCGCCGAATCGCGAGCGGCGCGGTGGCTGTTGCGCCTCTGTCTGGTCAGCATCGGCGTGGGTGCGGCGCTGATCTGGCTCAACGCCGCACCCCTTCTAAGCTTCTGCGGATTGGCGTTGATGGGGTTAGCCTCGGGGCCGGTTTTCCCTTCGATGATTGCCGAAACGCCTCGCCGCCTGGGAGCCGCCCACACGGCAAACGCGGTTGGTTACGAGATCGCTGCGGCGATGCTCGGCGCGTCGTTGCTGCCGGCGGCAATCGGCATCGCCGCCAGCCGATTCGGCCTTGAAAGCATCGGCCCGGCGCTGTTGCTTACGGCGATTCTGCTGTTTGTCTTTCACGAGAGCTTGCGCTTCGCCGGGCAGTCGGCGATCCGCGGCGAATCGTCCTCGACATAG
- a CDS encoding response regulator, whose product MERKILVVEDHPDSRDLLALYLRMQDYTVYTAEDGLEALKLVQLDCPDLIITDLSMPNMDGKELIRLVRQMPPCTSLPIIVMTAFGSGDEAAARRGGANQTIAKPIDYEVLLQQINQLLPA is encoded by the coding sequence TTGGAAAGAAAGATCCTCGTCGTCGAAGACCATCCCGATAGCCGCGACCTCTTGGCGCTCTATCTTAGAATGCAAGACTACACGGTCTATACGGCGGAAGATGGGCTAGAAGCCCTGAAGCTCGTTCAGCTGGACTGCCCCGACTTGATCATCACCGACCTTTCCATGCCGAACATGGACGGCAAGGAGCTAATCAGGCTGGTGCGCCAGATGCCGCCTTGCACAAGCCTTCCCATTATCGTCATGACAGCCTTTGGCAGCGGCGATGAAGCCGCCGCGCGCCGCGGCGGCGCCAATCAAACGATTGCCAAGCCGATTGATTACGAAGTGCTCCTCCAACAGATCAACCAACTGCTACCTGCCTGA
- a CDS encoding S41 family peptidase → MKTRRHLAAVFVLMIAATCLQTRAGFAQGPQGPQQDMTIDAAMRAAVIESAIKNLNEAYVFPEVAGKMQQALRERLANKEYDSVTSARGFAEKLTADLQAVSHDKHLRVGYSYEPIPERKNAEEPSAEEIERFKTFMRQTNFGFEKIERLQGNIGYLDLRGFNPAQFAAETGAAAMTFLANTDALIIDLRRNGGGDPAMVAFLTSYLFGAEPVHLNDLYFRPDDSTRQWWTLPHVPGNRFGDKKEVYVLTSRRTFSAAEEFTYNLKNLKRATIVGETTGGGAHPGGGRRLNEHFQMFVPTGRAINPISKTNWEGTGVEPDVKVPADQALKVATVAALGKLIEKETNAQRKAQLQGGLEAAQKELDEMKKGAKPTP, encoded by the coding sequence ATGAAAACCAGACGTCATCTGGCGGCGGTCTTTGTCCTGATGATCGCCGCGACCTGCTTGCAAACCCGCGCCGGCTTTGCGCAAGGGCCGCAGGGGCCGCAGCAAGATATGACGATTGATGCGGCGATGCGCGCCGCGGTGATCGAAAGCGCCATCAAGAATCTCAACGAAGCCTACGTCTTCCCCGAAGTCGCCGGCAAGATGCAGCAGGCATTGCGCGAGCGGCTCGCGAATAAAGAATATGACAGCGTCACCAGCGCCCGTGGCTTTGCCGAAAAGCTGACCGCCGACCTCCAAGCCGTCAGCCATGACAAACACCTTCGCGTCGGCTACAGCTACGAGCCGATTCCTGAGCGCAAGAATGCCGAGGAACCATCTGCTGAAGAGATCGAGCGCTTTAAGACGTTCATGCGCCAGACGAATTTTGGCTTTGAAAAGATTGAGCGGCTGCAAGGTAACATCGGCTATCTCGACCTGCGCGGCTTCAACCCGGCGCAGTTTGCCGCCGAAACCGGCGCGGCAGCGATGACTTTTCTGGCCAACACCGACGCGCTGATTATCGATCTGCGGCGCAACGGCGGCGGCGACCCGGCGATGGTCGCTTTCCTGACCAGCTACCTCTTTGGAGCCGAGCCGGTGCATCTCAACGACCTCTATTTCCGCCCCGACGATTCGACGCGCCAGTGGTGGACCTTGCCGCACGTCCCCGGCAATCGCTTCGGTGACAAGAAAGAAGTCTACGTGTTGACGAGCCGGCGGACATTCTCGGCGGCTGAAGAATTCACCTACAATTTGAAGAACTTGAAGCGCGCCACAATCGTCGGCGAGACCACCGGCGGCGGCGCTCATCCGGGCGGCGGGCGGCGGCTCAACGAGCATTTCCAGATGTTCGTGCCGACCGGGCGCGCCATTAACCCCATCAGCAAGACAAACTGGGAAGGCACGGGAGTCGAGCCGGATGTCAAAGTTCCCGCCGATCAGGCGCTAAAGGTGGCGACGGTCGCCGCCCTCGGCAAGCTCATCGAGAAGGAAACCAATGCGCAGCGCAAAGCGCAGTTGCAAGGCGGGCTTGAGGCCGCGCAGAAAGAGCTTGATGAGATGAAAAAAGGCGCTAAACCAACGCCCTAA